From Proteiniborus sp. MB09-C3, the proteins below share one genomic window:
- a CDS encoding GAF domain-containing protein, whose translation MIKLNGIERMSDKQRLEYLLISLEGQLSSENNPLANISNASALIYAIIDRLNWAGFYFMRENELVLGPFQGLPACNRIKLNAGVCGTAAATRKTQVVPNVHDFPGHIACDSASNSELVVPIVKDNTVYGVLDLDSPELERFTELEAKYFERFVKKLNQYIDWDEL comes from the coding sequence ATGATTAAATTAAACGGAATTGAAAGGATGAGTGACAAACAAAGACTAGAATATTTGCTTATCAGTCTTGAAGGTCAATTAAGCTCAGAAAATAACCCATTAGCTAATATTTCTAATGCTTCTGCACTAATATATGCTATCATAGATAGACTTAATTGGGCAGGCTTTTATTTCATGCGAGAAAATGAACTAGTTTTAGGACCATTCCAAGGCTTGCCAGCATGTAATAGAATAAAGCTAAATGCTGGAGTCTGTGGTACAGCTGCAGCTACTAGAAAAACTCAGGTTGTGCCTAATGTACATGATTTTCCAGGACATATAGCATGTGATTCTGCATCAAATTCTGAGCTTGTAGTGCCTATTGTGAAGGATAACACGGTTTATGGTGTGCTTGATTTGGATAGTCCAGAGCTTGAACGATTTACAGAGCTTGAAGCAAAGTATTTTGAGAGATTTGTTAAAAAGCTTAATCAATATATTGATTGGGATGAACTATAA
- a CDS encoding DNA-3-methyladenine glycosylase: MKKLERSFYRRTSLVLAKDLLGKYLIFNYNNQKLVGKIIETEAYMGFNDKAAHTYNGRRTPRVETMYGEEGHAYVYIIYGMYNCFNVVAAEKEIAQAVLIRALEPIEGFEAMSLNRFKKPFNQLNKSQVISLTNGPGKLCSAFGITREMNGEDLTRDRLYICSDTEEKFHIVETTRVGIDYAEEAKDFPWRFYIKDNRFISRP, from the coding sequence ATGAAAAAACTTGAAAGAAGCTTTTATAGAAGAACTTCTCTAGTTCTTGCAAAAGACTTATTAGGTAAGTATTTAATATTTAATTATAACAATCAAAAATTAGTAGGTAAAATAATTGAAACCGAAGCCTATATGGGCTTTAATGACAAAGCAGCTCATACTTACAATGGTAGAAGAACTCCAAGAGTAGAAACTATGTATGGAGAAGAAGGGCATGCATATGTATATATAATATACGGTATGTATAATTGCTTTAATGTAGTAGCGGCGGAAAAGGAAATAGCCCAGGCAGTTCTCATAAGGGCATTAGAGCCTATTGAAGGCTTTGAAGCAATGTCATTAAATAGATTTAAAAAACCCTTTAATCAATTAAATAAGTCACAAGTTATAAGCCTTACCAACGGTCCAGGAAAGCTATGCAGTGCCTTTGGAATAACAAGAGAAATGAATGGTGAGGATTTAACTAGAGACAGATTATATATTTGCTCTGATACAGAAGAAAAGTTCCATATAGTTGAAACTACAAGAGTAGGCATAGATTACGCTGAAGAGGCAAAAGATTTTCCTTGGAGATTCTATATTAAAGACAATAGATTTATTAGCAGACCTTAA
- a CDS encoding DMT family transporter gives MKEKNEVIFTKAYMVMILGLLSCFLWGSAFPSVKIGYELFSIGTADTFEKIVFAGYRFFISSMMIFIFCLITGRSIKIKKEDISKVGFLGLIQTTIQYIFFYIGLSNTSGTKGSILAATTTFFSVILAHFFYEEDKLSIKRVGGVILGFLGVAIVNLNGGGFQGGFKFAGEGFIIISSLMGALSGIYTKKIAKNISPFAVSGYQLFIGSILLIFAGILGDGRGISFTLKGSILLLYLGFISAAAFTLWAILLKYNGVGKVTIYKFSVPLFGVFLSYIFLGERLLGVNVILGIIFVSSGIILINKE, from the coding sequence TTGAAAGAAAAAAATGAAGTAATTTTTACGAAAGCCTACATGGTAATGATATTAGGATTATTAAGCTGTTTTTTATGGGGGAGCGCTTTTCCTTCTGTTAAGATAGGCTATGAGCTTTTTTCTATTGGTACTGCTGATACCTTTGAAAAGATTGTTTTTGCAGGCTATAGATTTTTTATATCTTCAATGATGATATTTATATTTTGCTTAATAACTGGAAGATCCATAAAAATTAAAAAAGAGGACATTTCCAAGGTTGGTTTCTTAGGACTTATACAGACCACAATACAGTATATATTTTTCTATATAGGGCTTTCAAATACTAGTGGAACAAAAGGCTCAATACTTGCAGCTACAACCACATTTTTCAGTGTTATTTTAGCTCACTTCTTTTATGAAGAGGATAAATTGAGTATCAAAAGAGTAGGTGGAGTTATATTAGGATTTTTAGGAGTAGCTATTGTAAACTTAAATGGTGGAGGATTTCAAGGTGGATTCAAATTTGCTGGAGAGGGATTTATTATAATTTCTAGCCTGATGGGTGCACTATCAGGTATATATACCAAAAAAATTGCCAAAAACATATCGCCCTTTGCGGTTTCAGGTTATCAATTATTTATAGGTTCAATACTATTAATATTTGCAGGAATATTAGGTGACGGAAGAGGAATAAGCTTTACATTAAAAGGCTCAATTTTACTCTTGTATTTAGGGTTCATATCTGCAGCTGCCTTTACACTGTGGGCAATTTTGTTGAAGTATAATGGTGTAGGAAAGGTCACTATATATAAGTTCTCTGTTCCATTATTTGGAGTTTTTCTTTCCTATATATTTCTAGGAGAAAGGCTTTTAGGAGTAAATGTAATATTAGGAATCATATTTGTTTCGTCAGGGATAATATTGATAAATAAAGAGTGA
- a CDS encoding GNAT family N-acetyltransferase encodes MNSKGSDEEDGSNNNCDSEAHNNKSILRLSHYKKEIIINIADVNGEIGYIKGVLLNVDNIFNELKSDEILKILEFTDKEEEEEIKSFYIQVLSKENCKDNAFYITELFIEKEYRGNGIGRRIFEQLPRFLDRNICEPVSCIYLMPGPLEKINGEVEYIMNPKDENMVLLKQRLIRFYESVGFKRIGETDFYYKKEAS; translated from the coding sequence ATGAACTCAAAAGGTTCAGATGAAGAAGATGGCAGTAATAATAATTGTGATAGCGAGGCCCATAATAATAAGTCAATTTTAAGGCTATCACATTATAAGAAGGAAATAATAATAAATATCGCTGATGTTAACGGAGAGATTGGCTATATTAAAGGAGTTTTACTAAATGTAGACAATATCTTCAATGAGTTAAAGTCAGATGAAATCTTGAAAATCCTTGAATTTACAGACAAGGAAGAGGAGGAGGAAATTAAGTCTTTTTATATTCAGGTCCTTTCAAAGGAAAATTGTAAAGATAATGCATTTTATATTACAGAACTTTTTATTGAAAAAGAATATAGAGGCAATGGGATAGGTAGAAGAATATTTGAACAATTACCAAGATTTTTAGACAGAAATATTTGCGAGCCTGTATCATGTATATATTTAATGCCTGGTCCTTTAGAAAAAATCAATGGAGAAGTTGAATATATAATGAATCCAAAAGATGAAAATATGGTACTTTTAAAACAGAGACTAATAAGATTTTATGAGTCAGTGGGATTTAAGAGAATCGGTGAAACGGATTTCTATTATAAGAAAGAGGCTAGTTAA
- a CDS encoding DEAD/DEAH box helicase, with product MKNLAFTELNLSSEIERAVAEMGFEEATPIQSQSIPYIMDGRDIIGQAQTGTGKTCAFGIPAIEMVNPKNESIQTLILCPTRELAIQISEELKNVSKYKKGIKILPVYGGQPIERQIAALKKRPQIIIGTPGRLMDHMRRRTIKLMDLKMVVLDEADEMLNMGFREDIDEILEKIPVDRQTVLFSATMSKEIMDLTSKYQKDAILVKSVHKELTVPRIEQYYLEIRESAKLDVLSRIIDKEGIKLALVFCNTKKRVDELTSGLQSSGYMAEALHGDMKQSQRDRVMSRFRSGAIEILVATDVAARGIDVDDVEAVFNYDIPNDEEYYVHRIGRTGRAGKTGRAFTFVSGREFYRLKDIQRYTKSKITLMSPPSLSDIEESKVNNVISDLKAVLARNNLSKYVSYIEKILEDTHVDNKENYTTTIDVAAALLKLVVTDNGKNDFTDSDKLDYKETGAEKGMARLFINMGSRDRIQPRHIVEAIASKSSLPGKKIGAIDIFDKFSFVDIPLEYVQEVLSPKMSFRIKGKKVSIEKANRK from the coding sequence ATGAAAAATTTAGCTTTTACAGAATTAAATCTATCTTCAGAGATAGAAAGAGCAGTTGCTGAAATGGGTTTCGAGGAAGCAACTCCAATACAATCTCAATCTATACCTTACATAATGGATGGAAGAGATATAATAGGTCAGGCTCAGACTGGTACAGGGAAAACATGTGCTTTCGGTATCCCTGCTATTGAAATGGTAAACCCAAAAAATGAAAGCATACAGACATTAATCTTATGTCCTACAAGAGAACTCGCTATACAGATATCAGAGGAACTAAAGAATGTGTCCAAATACAAAAAGGGGATTAAAATCCTTCCTGTTTATGGTGGTCAGCCAATAGAGCGTCAAATAGCTGCACTAAAAAAACGTCCTCAGATCATCATAGGAACACCAGGAAGATTGATGGATCACATGAGAAGACGTACCATTAAATTAATGGATTTAAAAATGGTAGTATTAGATGAAGCAGACGAAATGCTAAATATGGGTTTTAGAGAAGATATCGATGAAATTCTTGAAAAAATACCAGTTGACAGACAGACTGTTCTTTTCTCTGCTACTATGTCAAAAGAAATCATGGACTTGACATCAAAGTATCAAAAAGACGCTATTCTAGTTAAATCAGTTCACAAGGAGCTTACAGTTCCAAGGATTGAACAGTATTATCTGGAAATTAGGGAGTCTGCAAAGCTAGATGTCCTTTCAAGAATTATAGACAAGGAAGGTATTAAACTGGCGCTTGTTTTCTGCAACACCAAGAAGCGAGTTGATGAACTAACTTCTGGGCTTCAATCCAGTGGTTACATGGCAGAGGCTCTACATGGGGACATGAAGCAGTCTCAACGTGATAGGGTAATGTCACGATTTAGAAGCGGTGCAATTGAAATCTTAGTAGCTACTGATGTTGCTGCACGTGGAATTGACGTAGACGATGTTGAAGCAGTTTTCAACTATGACATTCCTAATGATGAGGAATACTATGTTCATAGAATAGGTAGAACTGGTAGAGCTGGAAAGACAGGTAGAGCTTTTACATTTGTATCTGGCAGAGAGTTCTATAGATTGAAGGACATACAAAGATACACAAAATCAAAAATTACTCTTATGAGTCCTCCATCTTTATCTGATATTGAAGAGAGTAAAGTAAATAATGTTATTAGTGATTTAAAAGCTGTTTTGGCAAGAAATAATCTTTCAAAATATGTGAGCTATATTGAAAAAATACTTGAAGACACTCATGTAGATAATAAGGAAAATTATACAACTACCATCGATGTAGCTGCTGCATTACTTAAATTAGTAGTAACTGACAATGGTAAAAATGATTTTACTGATTCAGATAAACTGGATTATAAGGAAACTGGTGCTGAAAAGGGTATGGCAAGGCTATTTATTAACATGGGAAGTAGAGACAGAATACAGCCTAGACATATAGTAGAAGCTATTGCCTCAAAGAGTAGTCTTCCTGGAAAGAAAATTGGTGCAATAGATATTTTTGATAAGTTTTCTTTTGTAGATATACCTTTAGAATATGTTCAGGAAGTGCTGTCACCAAAAATGAGCTTTAGGATAAAAGGTAAGAAAGTTTCCATAGAAAAGGCTAATAGAAAGTAA